Proteins found in one Vagococcus carniphilus genomic segment:
- a CDS encoding fructose bisphosphate aldolase: protein MIDEKRLKIMSDKPGFIAALDQSGGSTPTVLRDYGIPDDTYHTDEEMFNLAHDMRYRIIASPDFSSDYILAAILFEDTMKRTIEGINTCEYLWDKKGIIPFLKIDQGLDVLKSGAQMMKPIENLNELLEEAKKYNVFGTKMRSLILSANPVGIKDVVEQQFELATTIFNQGFIPIIEPEIDINSPEKGKAEIILKEELLTSLNNLDSNVKVILKLSLPKIPNFYEELIDHPNVVRLAALSGGFNKAEADKKLSENKGMIASFSRALEEGLAYQETDMEFDFALKESINSIYKASIK from the coding sequence ATGATAGATGAAAAAAGATTAAAAATCATGTCAGATAAACCAGGGTTCATTGCTGCGTTAGATCAAAGTGGCGGAAGTACTCCAACTGTGTTAAGAGATTACGGCATACCAGATGACACTTATCATACGGATGAAGAGATGTTTAATTTAGCTCATGATATGAGATACCGAATTATAGCAAGTCCAGATTTTTCTTCTGATTACATCTTAGCGGCCATTTTGTTTGAAGACACAATGAAAAGAACGATTGAAGGAATCAATACGTGTGAATACTTATGGGATAAAAAAGGAATCATTCCATTTTTAAAAATTGATCAAGGGCTTGATGTTCTTAAAAGTGGCGCTCAAATGATGAAACCAATTGAAAATTTAAATGAGTTATTAGAAGAAGCTAAGAAATATAATGTTTTCGGAACTAAAATGCGTTCTCTTATTCTAAGTGCGAATCCAGTTGGTATTAAAGATGTTGTGGAGCAACAATTTGAATTAGCTACTACTATTTTTAATCAAGGATTTATTCCTATTATTGAACCTGAGATTGATATTAATAGTCCTGAAAAAGGTAAAGCAGAAATTATTTTGAAAGAAGAATTGTTAACTAGTTTAAATAATTTAGATTCTAACGTTAAAGTTATTTTGAAATTAAGCTTGCCTAAAATACCTAATTTTTACGAAGAATTGATCGACCATCCAAATGTTGTTCGATTAGCAGCACTTTCAGGTGGCTTCAATAAAGCAGAAGCAGACAAAAAATTAAGCGAGAATAAAGGAATGATTGCTAGTTTCTCAAGAGCGCTTGAAGAAGGTTTAGCTTATCAAGAAACGGACATGGAATTTGATTTTGCTTTGAAAGAAAGTATAAATTCTATTTATAAAGCATCTA
- a CDS encoding TrkH family potassium uptake protein → MIKKNFKMSNVQFIAFMFLFIIFIGSFLLWLPIMHQPGQSLAYIDSLFVATSAVCVTGLTPINISEVFNPLGQSVMLILIELGGLGFMSVALILALMFKKRLSFQSRLLMKDMLNLDSHGGVVKLLKFVVRFSFIIQFIGMVLLSTQFIPEYGVKRGVFFSIFHSVSAFCNAGFDLFGDSLIGYRGNNFVLVVIALLILSGGFGFIVWYDLIHFKKNRKISLHTKIALSVSTFLVFFGTIIFFFTDTGGATDLSNKLSNSFFLSVTPRTAGFASLDYGSMSYAGILLTIVLMFIGGTSGSTAGGVKTTTIGVLIVQLISLLKGRESAEGFGRTIPLKTVLKGFMFVFFSSLICFVSSLVLAMTEAIPYQSGIEYVLFEVVSAFATVGLTMGLTPNLTVFGKLLIMSLMFIGRVGLYTVIFALIRKEISSQGHKFNYPKENVLVG, encoded by the coding sequence ATGATTAAAAAAAATTTTAAAATGAGTAATGTACAATTCATTGCGTTTATGTTTTTGTTCATAATTTTTATAGGTTCTTTTTTACTATGGCTACCTATTATGCATCAACCAGGACAAAGTCTGGCATATATTGATTCGCTTTTTGTAGCTACATCAGCAGTTTGTGTGACAGGGTTAACACCGATAAATATTTCAGAAGTATTTAATCCGTTAGGGCAATCAGTTATGCTAATTCTAATTGAATTAGGTGGTCTTGGTTTTATGTCTGTTGCTTTGATTTTAGCTTTAATGTTTAAAAAAAGACTATCTTTTCAGTCACGCTTATTGATGAAAGATATGTTGAATTTAGATAGCCATGGCGGAGTTGTTAAGTTATTGAAATTCGTTGTCCGTTTTTCTTTTATTATTCAGTTTATTGGTATGGTATTATTGAGCACTCAATTTATTCCTGAATATGGTGTTAAGCGTGGAGTATTCTTCAGTATTTTTCATTCTGTCTCAGCTTTTTGTAATGCTGGTTTTGACTTGTTTGGAGATAGTTTGATTGGTTACAGAGGAAATAATTTCGTTTTAGTTGTAATAGCACTTTTGATTTTATCTGGTGGATTTGGTTTTATTGTTTGGTATGACTTAATTCATTTTAAAAAGAATAGAAAGATATCATTGCACACAAAAATTGCTTTATCTGTTTCAACTTTTTTAGTCTTTTTTGGAACAATAATCTTCTTCTTTACAGACACAGGTGGAGCTACTGACTTGAGCAATAAATTATCTAATAGCTTCTTTTTAAGCGTCACACCAAGAACAGCAGGATTTGCTTCGTTAGACTATGGTTCAATGAGCTATGCAGGAATTCTATTAACAATTGTTTTAATGTTTATAGGTGGAACTTCAGGCTCAACAGCTGGTGGTGTTAAGACAACAACTATCGGGGTTTTAATTGTTCAACTAATTAGTTTATTAAAGGGAAGAGAATCTGCTGAAGGATTTGGACGAACCATCCCTTTAAAAACAGTTTTAAAAGGATTTATGTTTGTCTTCTTTTCAAGTTTAATTTGCTTTGTCAGTTCATTAGTTTTAGCAATGACAGAGGCTATACCGTATCAATCAGGTATTGAATATGTTTTATTTGAAGTTGTTTCAGCATTTGCCACTGTTGGATTAACAATGGGCTTAACACCTAATCTAACTGTATTTGGTAAATTACTGATTATGTCATTAATGTTTATTGGAAGAGTTGGACTTTATACTGTTATTTTTGCTTTAATCAGAAAAGAAATAAGTTCACAAGGTCATAAATTTAATTATCCGAAAGAAAATGTTTTAGTAGGATAA
- a CDS encoding bacterial Ig-like domain-containing protein translates to MKKIRMFIVATLLCSLSTPLISLAETTQAKPKQEIGQNSKATLKVKNSKISLNSKWVPENNFEAATDESGKKLSWNDVNKSIVVSGKVDTTKIGTYKITYKLNKMNKTATVEVFDDNKPIKKAETKKNRDQSSEVLPTALNLKNTVLKTGQTWNPESNFDSVVMSDGSKLLWSDISKEVIVTGSVDTTKAGTYKVTYNFRDFTKVATVTVEADVTAKDVVVKDSKIDVGSKWDAKDNFEYVLMSDGSKLLWSDISKEVIVTGSVDTAKAGTYKVTYNFRDFTKVATVTVEANVTAKDVVVKDSKIDVGSKWDAKDNFEYVLMSDGSKLSWSDVSKEIEVTGSVDTKKAGTYKVTYNYRDIKKVATIIVEANVTAKDIVVKDSKIDVGSKWDAKDNFEYVLMSDGSKLSWSDVSKEIEVTGSVDTKKAGTYKVTYNYRDIKKVATIIVEANVTAKDVVVKDSKIDVGSKWDAKDNFEYVLMSNGSKLSWSDVSKEIEVTGSVDTKKAGTYKVTYTYRDIKKVATVTVKKQNEVTAKKLVVRDTKIFVDSKWNVKDNFNYVLMSDGSKLLWKDVEREITVDGKVNTQKAGTYKITYKFRGLTNVAKITVEEVKAKSLILKDTTLVVGSKWNAKDNFEYVLMNNGTKLSWTDVEKEILIFGEVNTQKAGTYKVTYECRDLKKVATITVKQSGKPVSGTSVGNKPTASKPVTTKPVKPLPQTSETNNSELLIIGILMISGVFILVSFKLRKETN, encoded by the coding sequence ATGAAAAAGATTAGAATGTTTATTGTTGCGACGTTATTATGTTCTTTGAGTACCCCACTTATTTCATTAGCTGAGACAACACAGGCTAAACCAAAACAAGAAATAGGACAAAATTCGAAAGCAACATTGAAAGTAAAGAATAGTAAGATTAGTTTAAATAGTAAATGGGTTCCTGAAAATAATTTTGAAGCTGCTACAGATGAAAGTGGAAAGAAACTTAGTTGGAATGATGTAAATAAATCGATTGTTGTTAGTGGTAAAGTCGATACAACTAAAATTGGTACATATAAAATAACATATAAACTTAATAAAATGAATAAAACAGCAACTGTTGAGGTATTTGATGACAATAAACCTATTAAAAAAGCTGAGACCAAAAAAAATAGAGATCAATCATCAGAAGTTTTACCAACTGCCTTAAATTTAAAAAATACAGTGTTAAAAACAGGTCAAACGTGGAACCCTGAATCTAATTTTGATTCAGTAGTTATGTCTGATGGAAGTAAACTATTGTGGTCTGATATTTCCAAAGAAGTAATCGTAACAGGCTCAGTGGATACAACCAAAGCAGGCACTTACAAAGTAACCTATAACTTTAGAGATTTTACCAAAGTGGCAACAGTGACGGTTGAAGCAGATGTTACAGCTAAAGATGTAGTAGTAAAAGATTCAAAAATAGATGTAGGTTCTAAGTGGGATGCCAAAGATAATTTTGAATATGTTTTAATGAGTGATGGAAGTAAACTATTGTGGTCTGATATTTCCAAAGAAGTAATTGTAACAGGATCAGTGGATACAGCCAAAGCAGGCACCTACAAAGTAACCTATAACTTTAGAGATTTTACCAAAGTAGCAACAGTGACGGTTGAAGCAAATGTTACAGCTAAAGATGTAGTAGTAAAAGATTCAAAAATAGATGTAGGCTCTAAGTGGGATGCCAAAGATAATTTTGAATATGTTTTAATGAGTGATGGAAGTAAGTTATCCTGGTCTGATGTTTCAAAAGAGATAGAGGTAACAGGTTCAGTCGATACGAAAAAAGCAGGTACCTATAAAGTGACTTATAATTATAGAGATATAAAAAAAGTAGCAACAATAATAGTTGAAGCAAATGTTACAGCTAAAGATATAGTAGTAAAAGATTCAAAAATAGATGTAGGCTCTAAGTGGGATGCCAAAGATAATTTTGAATATGTTTTAATGAGTGATGGAAGTAAGTTATCCTGGTCTGATGTTTCAAAAGAGATAGAGGTAACAGGTTCAGTCGATACGAAAAAAGCAGGTACCTATAAAGTGACTTATAATTATAGAGATATAAAAAAAGTAGCAACAATAATAGTTGAAGCAAATGTTACAGCTAAAGATGTAGTAGTAAAAGATTCAAAAATAGATGTAGGCTCTAAGTGGGATGCTAAAGATAATTTCGAATATGTTTTGATGAGTAATGGAAGTAAATTATCCTGGTCTGATGTTTCAAAAGAGATAGAGGTAACAGGTTCAGTCGATACGAAAAAAGCAGGTACCTATAAAGTAACTTATACTTACAGAGACATTAAAAAAGTAGCAACTGTTACGGTTAAAAAACAAAATGAAGTGACAGCAAAAAAATTAGTTGTTAGAGATACTAAGATATTTGTAGATTCAAAATGGAATGTTAAAGATAATTTTAATTATGTTTTAATGAGTGATGGAAGTAAATTATTGTGGAAAGATGTTGAAAGAGAAATAACTGTTGATGGTAAGGTTAATACGCAAAAGGCGGGTACTTATAAGATAACATACAAATTTAGAGGATTAACTAATGTAGCAAAAATTACGGTAGAAGAAGTTAAAGCTAAATCTCTTATTCTTAAAGATACCACGCTGGTTGTAGGTTCAAAATGGAATGCTAAAGATAATTTTGAGTATGTATTAATGAACAATGGAACTAAATTATCTTGGACTGATGTAGAAAAAGAAATACTTATTTTTGGTGAAGTTAATACTCAAAAAGCAGGTACATACAAAGTAACCTATGAATGTAGAGATTTAAAAAAAGTAGCAACTATTACAGTAAAACAATCTGGAAAACCAGTTTCAGGAACATCTGTTGGTAATAAACCAACTGCTAGTAAGCCAGTAACAACGAAACCAGTTAAACCTTTACCACAAACTAGCGAAACTAATAATTCTGAGTTACTGATTATTGGAATTTTAATGATTTCAGGAGTTTTCATATTAGTTTCTTTTAAGTTGAGAAAAGAAACTAACTAA
- a CDS encoding bacterial Ig-like domain-containing protein, which yields MSWEDVSKETIVTGEVNTKKVGTYKVTYSYRSFEKVATITVAEDVIPKDMIINNSTIVVGSKWEAKNNFDSVIMSDGTKYSWEDVSKEMIVTGEVNTNKVGVYEVTYDYRSFSKVAKVTVEDVKAKEIVTKDSTISLGSKWSATDNFVHILLNNNNKLSWTDVEKEIVVTGEVDTNKAGVYKVTYDCRGLTKVATITVKDSGKPTQTQSNINKPTVNKPVKPLPQTGESTNPFIYIAGILLIMGTFLAISFKLKKENY from the coding sequence ATGTCATGGGAAGATGTGTCAAAAGAAACTATAGTAACAGGAGAAGTAAACACAAAAAAAGTTGGCACATATAAAGTAACATATAGTTATAGAAGTTTTGAAAAAGTAGCGACTATCACAGTTGCAGAGGATGTAATACCAAAAGATATGATTATTAATAATTCAACAATAGTTGTTGGATCTAAATGGGAAGCAAAAAATAACTTTGATTCAGTTATTATGTCTGATGGAACAAAATATTCATGGGAAGATGTATCAAAAGAGATGATTGTGACAGGAGAAGTTAATACAAATAAAGTTGGTGTATATGAAGTAACTTACGACTATAGAAGCTTTTCAAAAGTTGCAAAAGTAACTGTTGAAGATGTTAAAGCAAAAGAAATTGTTACAAAAGATTCCACTATTTCTTTAGGTTCTAAATGGAGTGCTACAGATAACTTTGTTCATATTTTATTGAATAATAACAATAAATTATCATGGACAGATGTTGAAAAGGAAATTGTAGTGACAGGAGAAGTTGATACAAATAAAGCAGGAGTTTATAAAGTAACATATGACTGTCGTGGTTTAACAAAAGTAGCTACAATAACTGTAAAAGACTCAGGAAAACCAACACAAACTCAGTCAAATATCAACAAACCAACTGTTAATAAACCAGTGAAACCTCTTCCTCAAACTGGTGAATCAACTAATCCGTTTATATATATTGCAGGAATCTTACTTATTATGGGAACATTTTTAGCTATATCCTTTAAATTAAAAAAAGAAAATTATTAA
- a CDS encoding bacterial Ig-like domain-containing protein produces MKKFKTFIVVALLFFVISPVISFAGSPNKQATHGGKEVKTSSLNVKSEKVVASKETKDSEADVIPAELNVVDSSLSIGDKWDAKNNFVSVVMSNGANYSWDDAAKCHGKMCQKKL; encoded by the coding sequence ATGAAAAAGTTTAAAACGTTCATTGTTGTCGCATTACTATTTTTTGTTATTTCACCGGTGATTTCATTTGCAGGATCACCTAACAAACAAGCTACTCACGGTGGAAAAGAGGTAAAGACTTCCAGTTTAAATGTGAAAAGTGAAAAAGTAGTTGCAAGTAAAGAGACTAAGGATTCAGAAGCTGATGTAATCCCCGCTGAGTTAAATGTAGTAGATAGTTCTTTATCGATAGGTGATAAATGGGACGCAAAGAATAACTTTGTTTCAGTTGTAATGTCAAATGGAGCGAATTATTCATGGGATGATGCAGCAAAATGTCATGGGAAGATGTGTCAAAAGAAACTATAG
- a CDS encoding ROK family protein produces MILGAIEAGGTKFVCAISDEALKIKERISIPTTTPEETLAAVFNFFDTYQVDAIGIGSFGPIDVNPLSSTYGYITSTPKPGWKNFPFLEKMKERYDIPFAWTTDVNAAAYGEIKKGAAVGKNSCIYITVGTGIGAGIVVDSKVIHGFGHPEAGHILVKRDERDSYEGTCPYHKDCLEGVAAGPAIGNRFGIKAQELPKDHVAWEIEAYYLAQALVNYTLVLSPEKIIFGGGVMKQTQLFPLIYKEFTKLMNGYVSTPELEEYIVPCALGDNAGITGCLLLAKESLV; encoded by the coding sequence ATGATATTAGGTGCAATTGAAGCAGGAGGTACAAAATTTGTTTGTGCCATTAGTGATGAAGCGTTAAAAATAAAAGAACGAATCAGTATACCAACTACTACTCCAGAAGAAACGTTGGCCGCTGTGTTTAATTTTTTTGACACTTATCAAGTTGATGCTATTGGGATTGGTTCTTTTGGACCGATAGATGTCAATCCACTATCTAGTACATATGGTTATATCACTTCTACACCCAAACCAGGATGGAAAAATTTCCCGTTTTTAGAAAAAATGAAGGAACGCTATGATATTCCTTTTGCTTGGACAACGGACGTAAATGCTGCGGCATATGGGGAAATAAAAAAAGGAGCAGCTGTTGGAAAAAACAGTTGTATTTATATTACTGTAGGAACAGGTATCGGTGCAGGAATTGTGGTAGACTCTAAAGTAATTCACGGATTTGGCCATCCTGAAGCAGGTCACATTTTAGTGAAAAGAGATGAAAGAGACTCTTATGAAGGTACTTGTCCTTACCATAAAGATTGTTTAGAAGGGGTTGCAGCAGGCCCAGCAATTGGAAATCGATTTGGGATAAAAGCTCAAGAATTACCAAAAGATCATGTGGCATGGGAAATTGAGGCTTACTATTTAGCTCAGGCATTGGTTAATTACACTTTAGTGTTGTCTCCAGAAAAAATAATTTTTGGAGGAGGAGTTATGAAGCAAACTCAACTGTTCCCTCTTATTTATAAAGAGTTTACAAAACTAATGAATGGTTATGTGTCAACACCTGAATTAGAAGAATACATTGTTCCGTGCGCCTTAGGAGATAATGCAGGAATTACAGGATGCTTATTATTAGCAAAGGAATCTCTTGTTTAG
- a CDS encoding carboxypeptidase M32, translating to MTKEQEFLAYLKEIALLNEAVGLSEWDSQTGMPELGANYRAEMSSYLSGMAFDKSTNETMAGFMTYFENHPEELSDFGKQVYEKAKEEYDLNNKIPVDRFQEYMKLTSNAHSIWVKAREAKDYQLFKETLESIIKMNKEFIPLWKKNEATNYDVLLNQYEPGMTTEILDKVFDQVKEGIMSIRKEIAEKGQEPRTDFIHAAIPTSVQKKFVTTVIKKLGYDFSKGRLDDTVHPFMLNLNRHDARITTRWVENDFTVATFGTIHEAGHGMYEQNVDVKYDYTPLAGGTSMGIHESQSLFNEIIVGGSQAFWNKQFPLLKSLTGDTFEGIDNQTFYNGLKETKSSLIRIEADSLTYPLHIIIRYEIEKMIFNQEIELEDLPTIWNDKYEEYLGIRPENDLEGILQDVHWAGGSFGYFPSYALGYMYAAQLHHAMNQEINVEEILGSDDYSPIREWLTKNIHQYGSSRKPNQLIMDATGEALNPVYLLDYMKKLYFNVYGINE from the coding sequence ATGACAAAAGAACAAGAGTTTTTAGCTTATCTAAAAGAAATTGCTTTATTAAATGAGGCTGTTGGTTTATCTGAATGGGATAGTCAAACTGGAATGCCAGAATTGGGAGCTAATTACCGAGCTGAAATGTCTAGTTATTTATCAGGTATGGCTTTTGATAAATCAACAAACGAAACAATGGCTGGCTTCATGACTTATTTTGAGAATCACCCAGAAGAATTATCTGATTTTGGCAAACAAGTTTATGAAAAAGCAAAAGAAGAGTATGATTTAAATAATAAAATTCCAGTGGATCGTTTTCAAGAATATATGAAGTTAACATCAAACGCTCATAGTATTTGGGTGAAGGCTAGAGAAGCAAAAGATTATCAGTTATTTAAAGAAACATTAGAATCAATTATTAAAATGAATAAAGAGTTTATTCCGTTGTGGAAAAAGAATGAGGCAACTAACTACGATGTCTTACTTAATCAATATGAACCAGGTATGACAACTGAAATACTTGATAAAGTATTTGATCAAGTAAAAGAAGGTATCATGTCAATTCGTAAAGAAATTGCAGAAAAAGGTCAAGAACCTAGAACTGATTTCATTCATGCTGCTATTCCAACGAGTGTTCAAAAAAAATTTGTTACGACGGTTATTAAAAAATTGGGATATGATTTTTCTAAAGGCAGATTAGATGACACGGTTCATCCGTTCATGCTTAATTTAAATCGTCATGATGCAAGAATTACAACTCGTTGGGTTGAGAATGATTTTACAGTAGCAACATTTGGAACAATACATGAAGCAGGGCATGGTATGTATGAACAAAATGTTGATGTAAAATATGACTATACACCTTTAGCAGGTGGAACATCTATGGGAATTCATGAATCTCAATCATTATTTAATGAAATTATTGTGGGTGGAAGTCAAGCTTTCTGGAATAAACAATTCCCATTATTGAAATCTTTAACTGGTGATACGTTTGAAGGAATCGATAACCAAACATTTTACAATGGGTTAAAAGAAACTAAATCAAGTTTAATTCGTATTGAAGCTGATTCTTTAACATACCCGTTACATATTATTATCCGTTATGAAATTGAAAAAATGATCTTTAATCAAGAAATTGAATTAGAAGATCTTCCTACTATTTGGAATGATAAATATGAAGAGTATCTTGGAATAAGACCTGAAAATGATTTAGAAGGAATTTTACAAGATGTTCATTGGGCAGGTGGAAGCTTTGGCTATTTCCCTTCATATGCTTTAGGTTACATGTATGCAGCACAACTACATCATGCGATGAATCAAGAAATTAATGTGGAAGAAATTTTAGGATCTGATGATTATTCACCAATTAGAGAATGGTTAACTAAAAATATTCATCAATATGGTAGCTCAAGAAAGCCAAATCAATTGATTATGGATGCTACAGGCGAAGCATTGAATCCAGTTTATTTACTTGATTATATGAAAAAACTTTATTTTAATGTATATGGAATTAACGAATAA
- a CDS encoding THUMP domain-containing class I SAM-dependent RNA methyltransferase: MKEFKLVATAASGIEALVGKELRNLGIDCDVENGKAIFHGDIETIAKTNLWLRTADRVKIVVAEFEAKTFEELFEKTKAIKWEDLLPMDAEFPVSGKSIKSTLFSVSDCQAITKKAIVNRLSEYYSRYGRLPESGAKFPIEVALLKDKVTITLDTTGPSLFKRGYRLEKGGAPLKENMAAAIIELTTWRKDRPFYDPVCGSGTFCIEAALIGRNMAPGFNRDFMFEAWPWVDKSIVDKVRNEAEEQVDYETELDILGTDIDPRMIEIAKRNAEEIGLGDDITFKQMNLSDFTTDKEYGVIVANPPYGERLGEEDKVQALYKIMGKVYKPLDTWSKYILTSDLTFENHYGSKATKKRKLYNGALRTDLFQYWGKRPPRKPREESVN; this comes from the coding sequence ATGAAGGAATTTAAATTAGTTGCTACAGCAGCTAGTGGAATAGAAGCCTTAGTCGGAAAAGAATTAAGAAATCTAGGAATTGATTGTGATGTTGAAAATGGTAAGGCTATTTTTCACGGGGATATTGAAACAATCGCCAAAACAAATCTTTGGCTAAGAACAGCAGATAGAGTAAAAATTGTTGTAGCGGAATTTGAAGCTAAAACATTTGAAGAGCTATTTGAAAAAACTAAAGCTATTAAATGGGAAGATCTACTTCCAATGGATGCTGAATTTCCAGTATCTGGTAAATCGATTAAATCAACACTTTTTAGTGTGTCAGATTGCCAAGCAATTACTAAAAAAGCAATTGTAAATCGTTTGAGTGAGTATTATTCACGTTATGGACGTTTACCTGAGTCAGGAGCAAAATTCCCGATAGAGGTTGCTTTACTTAAAGACAAAGTAACTATTACTCTTGATACAACAGGACCAAGTTTGTTTAAACGAGGCTATCGTTTAGAAAAAGGTGGGGCTCCATTAAAAGAAAATATGGCTGCTGCTATCATTGAATTGACAACTTGGAGAAAAGACCGCCCATTCTATGATCCTGTTTGTGGTTCTGGAACATTTTGTATCGAAGCGGCACTAATTGGAAGAAACATGGCTCCTGGATTTAACCGAGACTTTATGTTTGAAGCGTGGCCTTGGGTGGATAAATCAATTGTCGATAAAGTTCGAAATGAGGCTGAAGAACAAGTTGATTACGAAACTGAACTGGATATTTTAGGGACGGATATTGATCCTAGAATGATTGAAATTGCTAAAAGAAATGCTGAAGAAATTGGCTTAGGTGATGACATTACGTTTAAACAAATGAACCTAAGTGATTTTACGACGGATAAAGAATATGGTGTGATTGTGGCTAACCCTCCTTACGGTGAACGTTTAGGGGAAGAGGATAAGGTTCAAGCACTTTATAAGATTATGGGTAAAGTGTACAAGCCATTAGATACTTGGAGTAAATATATTTTAACAAGTGATTTAACTTTTGAAAATCACTACGGTAGTAAAGCGACTAAAAAAAGAAAATTATATAATGGAGCGCTACGTACTGACTTATTCCAATATTGGGGTAAACGTCCTCCAAGAAAACCAAGAGAAGAAAGTGTGAACTAA
- the gpsB gene encoding cell division regulator GpsB — protein MAKLVYSARDILQKEFKTKVRGYDPIEVDEFLDNVIKDYEAYNQELLALKEENHRLVNKVDQLTQNQATLSRMKQDAPKTTAVTNFDILKRLSNLEKHVFGSKLEESPASANISENAKNTLNNAAQKVLEDNEDLDATRRF, from the coding sequence TTGGCTAAATTAGTGTATTCGGCTAGAGATATTTTACAAAAAGAGTTTAAAACTAAAGTTAGAGGCTACGATCCAATTGAAGTAGATGAATTTTTAGACAATGTTATTAAGGACTACGAAGCGTATAATCAAGAATTATTAGCATTGAAAGAAGAAAATCATCGTTTAGTCAATAAAGTAGATCAATTAACGCAAAATCAAGCAACATTATCAAGAATGAAACAAGACGCACCAAAAACAACTGCTGTGACAAATTTTGATATTTTAAAACGTCTATCAAATTTAGAAAAACATGTATTTGGCAGTAAATTAGAAGAGTCACCAGCATCAGCTAATATTTCTGAAAATGCCAAAAACACATTAAATAATGCAGCTCAAAAAGTGTTAGAGGATAATGAAGATTTAGATGCAACAAGAAGATTTTAA
- the recU gene encoding Holliday junction resolvase RecU, with product MTIKYPKGSSHLLTSHSKKVSTKKPINFANRGMSFEAEINQTNQYYLDRGIAVIHKKPTPVQIVNVDYPKRSAAVIKEAYFKEASTTDYNGVYKGKYIDFEAKETKNKTSFPLTNFHEHQIVHMEKCLVQEGIVFVLMSFSSIRRYFLVPASLVIEFWSKQNNNGRKSIPLTVIEERGSEIIPGFSPRIPYLETLDRYFGEGDNFK from the coding sequence CTGACTATAAAATATCCTAAAGGGAGCTCTCACCTTCTAACATCCCATTCAAAAAAAGTTAGCACTAAAAAACCTATCAATTTTGCAAATAGAGGGATGTCATTTGAAGCAGAGATTAACCAAACAAATCAATACTACCTAGATAGAGGCATTGCAGTCATTCATAAAAAACCGACACCTGTACAAATTGTTAACGTTGATTATCCTAAGAGAAGTGCCGCAGTTATTAAAGAAGCTTATTTTAAAGAGGCTTCCACAACAGACTACAATGGTGTCTATAAAGGTAAATATATTGATTTTGAAGCAAAGGAAACAAAAAATAAGACTTCTTTTCCCTTGACAAACTTCCACGAACACCAAATTGTTCACATGGAAAAATGTTTAGTTCAAGAGGGCATTGTTTTTGTTTTGATGAGCTTTTCATCCATTAGACGATACTTTCTAGTTCCTGCTAGTTTAGTTATCGAATTTTGGAGTAAACAAAATAATAATGGAAGAAAATCAATTCCTCTAACTGTTATTGAAGAAAGAGGATCTGAAATTATCCCAGGATTTTCACCCAGAATTCCATATCTTGAAACATTAGATCGATATTTTGGAGAAGGAGACAATTTTAAATGA